Below is a genomic region from Leptospira bourretii.
GGTCTGATATCAGGATCGAAGTCAGGAAATGTAGGATCAGCATCATAATCTGCAAATGAAAATCCCCAATAACGAAAAATCATTTTTCGACATGCATCGCCTGATTGTGACTTTCCATCTTGTAATAAAAAAGGAAAACTGATTTGGTTTCTAAGTGGTGGCGAAAATTTTAACTTTGGTAAAAAATGAAATTTGTCTTCCTCATAAATGTTCGAAGCTTCATAGATATCCTCTTCTGAACCGTCACCTAAGTTCAATTTTCTTTCGCTCATAATGGAGCGAATTGTAATTAATAAACTTTCTGATTTTTTAAAAAACTGACTCGCATCTTTCGATGAAAGTTCATAAACAAAACTATCCTCTACCGCAGTAACGGTTGCATTTCGTGCTTTTTTTTCCAAAACACCCATTTCACCTAACACAGAACCTGCTTCTACAAATGAAAAATAATCTTTCTGCCAAGTGGATTTAGTAACTTTGAACCGTCCCGATCGAATAAAAAACAAGGAAGAACTTTTACTTCCCTCTTTGATTAAAATTTGCCCAGAACTAACTTTTCGTTTCATCAGAACTTTGGCCAAATCTTGAATTTCAAGATTAGACAATTTTCTAAAATACGGATGAATTCTAAGTTCATCTCGAAGTTGAATATATTCTTTATATTCAACCCACAACTGTTTTCTCTTTTTATCGGATTCAATAAATTTTAAAAACTGAATTGAGGATAATGCTCTAACCTTTGAATTTTCTTCGATTTGAAAAAGTTGTTTTTTCAGTGAATCAGAAGTGAATTCTGCAATGCCATAAAAAGAACCTTCCGTTAAGGTTTTTATCAATAGTTCTTTTTCATTGATTTTTAATTTAACCTGAATTCTTCCTGTTTCTACGATGAGCATTGGAGTTGGTTCATATTCACTTCCCCCCACTCGGTCATTTGCAACGAAAGACCTAAATTCAAATAATCCAAGAAACTTTTTAAAATCCTCCGCAGATAGTTTGGATAAAAACTCATCCTCAGCAACTAACGTAGAGATTTCTTTTGTTTTTTTCTTCAAAATTAATTCCTAGGATCCGCATAACGAAATAAAATTTGATAAATACTCTTCCGATCAATGATAATGTCGGCCATAACTTTCAAACCAGGAAACAATTGAAATTCTTTACCATCTTGGTTCAAATCTTGTGTTCCCAAAATCAATACTACTGAAAATGAATCCTTTTCTTTCGTGTTCGGGATAATTTGAGAAACAGTCCCTTCCACTACGCCAAAATCATTCTGATGAAAAGCTTTGACTTTAATTACAGATGATAAACCAATCCGAACTGCTCCAATATCTTTGCTACTGACCTCAACAATGGCTTCTAATGGTTGACCTTCTTCCATTAACGAAGCGACAGTTTGTCCTCTTATTATATTTTGCCCAACATTATTTACAGAGAGTTCACCGATGATTCCAGAAAAAGGCATTCGAATGATGGCATTCTCAACTCTTTCTCTTTTTAACTTTGTATCCCCTCTAAGACTTGAAATAATATTCTCTTCTCTTTGGATCTCATCTTTTAAATTTCCAAATTCCTCATTAAACTCTAATAAACTTTGATCATAAATAAATTTTGCTCCAACACCATTTTGAAAATCCATATGAGCTTTTTTTAAGCTTACAAATTTATTTAAGACTCCACCAGATAAAGCAGAACCGGAATTGTTTTCCAAATTATAGGCTAAGTTTTTTAAAATTTTCTCTGCTTCTCTTTTGTTTCGAATCAAACGTTGTAATTTTTTTTCTTCATAATCTAAGTTATTCGTATCTTTCGATAATTCAATTTGTTGTTCGGAAAATTCTAACTCCATAATGGGATCTCCTTTTTTAAGAAAGTCCCCTGATTTTACATATAAATTCGTAAGTGTTCCTGTTTCTAATGCTTCCACTACATGGTAGTTACCTTTTGGCCGAATCGACCCTGTTGCTTGTACAACAACATCTACTTTCCCAAATACTAAGAACAAAACAAAACATAGGAAAAATATTGTGAGTAGATAAATTCCTTTTCGTTCCCAATTTGGCGCAGGGTGTTTTAATAACTCATCATAATAGGATGCGGAATGTCTTGATTCCCAATTAGAATCAGTTTCTTTTATGTTTTTAAATTTTTTAAACATCATTATCCCCTTCGCTTAATGTTGGGAACAAATGATAATAAAATCCTTTTGTTGTAATCAACTCCGCATGGGTTCCCATCTCAACAATACGTCCTTCATCTAACACAATGATTTTATCAGCACTTACTGTACTATGGAGTCTATGTGAAATTTGAATGACAGTTCTATCTTGGAATACAGTTTCCCATTGTGATTGGATATGCGATTCTGTTTCGGAATCTAAAGCAGAAGTGGGCTCATCCAAAAACAAAATACTGGGATTTGTAACAAGTGCCCTTGCGATTGCCAATCGTTGCCGCTGTCCACCCGAGAGTCCAATTCCCGATTCTCCAATTTTTGTTTCATACTTCATTGGAAATCGATCTACAAAGTGATCTACCGAAGCTAACTTTGCACCGGCGAGTAAAGATTCTTGATTCAATGATGGATTTTTTTTAGATAAATTCTCTGCAATTGTACCTGAAAATAATATGGGATTCTGTTCGACGGCACCAAATTGTATTCTCACTTCTTCCGGATCTAGGGTAGAAAGATCAAAGGAATCAACAAAAACCTTTCCTTTCGTGGGAGATAATGTACCCATCATAACTCGCATTAGAGTTGATTTTCCACAACCACTCCTCCCTACGATCGCAATCTTTTCACCTGCTTCAATTTCCAAATTAATATCGGAAAGTATATTAGGACTTGTTTCCGAATAACGAAAACTAATATGGTCTAAGGTAATTTTTCCGGTCAATCTTGGCAATTCACCAAACGGACGTTGGCTGACGATTTCTCCTGGTAACGAATAAATCTCCGTAAGGCGCATTCTCGACTCTCTCAGTTCACTTAAATCTTCATATAAATGACAAAGCCGAACAATAGGTTCCATAAGAAGGGAATACAAAACAAGGAAAGCCAAAAAACTTCCCAGTGTAAGTGTTTCAGCTAACACATCACTGACACCAAATGCAATCACAGAAATTAAGCCAATCTGTTCAAAAAACTTGCTCATCAACTCCAATATATGTACTCGTTTTCCAACTCGTAAATTGGTGAGAATGGTTCTTGCAATTTCATTGAGCCCCTTAGAAAGATACCGACTTTCCATTGCGGCAGCTTTAATCAATGGCATCCCAGCAAATAAGGAAAGAAAAAAGGAAGTTGTTTTCTTTTTGGATTCAAAACTATGTTTTTGTAATTTTTTAATTTTTGCACTCGAACGAACGACAAATAAGGAATAAATGATTAAAAAGAAAAGACCAACAAAAGTAAGACTAGTATCTAAACGAAATAAAATAAAAAGATAAATTGGTAATGTCACCAAATCCAAAATCAAAAATAATCCAGATCTTTGAGTAATTTCGAGTATTCTTTGATTTTCTTTTAACCTCTGTGTAAAGTCTCCAGTTTCAAATTTTCTAAATTCCGGTAAGGTTAAATTCAATATATGTTGAAAAAATCGAACAAAATAATTGTATTCTAAACTTTGCATAAGGCCGATGGCGATCAAATTGCGGAATAGAGAAAATAATGTTTGGAAAAATATTGCTAGTGCAACACCAAATACTATGGTAAACAAAAAGTTTCTGTCTGAAAAAACCAATACCTGATCTACCACCTGACGGATCAAATACGGTAATGATAAGGTCAATAAAGCTGAAAAAACAGTTGCGACCAAAATCCAACGGATTTCTCTTTTTTGAGGGCTGAACAACAATCTAAGTTCTTTGAAAAAACTAATCAAACTCACATCGGCTGACATAGCCGCAGGTGCTGGTGAAAACTGAAGAACCACCCCATCCCAGATATTCAAAAATTGAGAAATAGAAAGTTCATACACGCCTTTGATAGGATGAGAGATCAGAACTGCATCTAAATCTTTATCAAATAAATACAAAAGACAAGGAACACTTTCATCATCAGTAATAAAAACTGGATTTTCTAATTCAGAAAGTTGTTCTGTGAATAGATGTTGTTGTTTTGTTAAAAAACCTAATTTTTCTAATTCGATTGCTAATTCAAAAATACCAGGAACAATATTTCTGCTTAATTCGTTTTTAATTCTGATTTTCCAATTGGCCGGCAAAGGTTTATCAAAGGTTCTTAATGCCAATTCGGAACAAACCAAACCAGCTAAAGTCATTTGGTCTGTTGTAACCTGTTCTATAAAAATTTTTTTGGTGGCCTTTCTAAATTCAAAACGTTTTGAAACAAAAGGTCGTATTGTGTTTTCTTCTTTTTCTTTTGCCTTGTATGTCGAATAACGCAGTAAACGCGATTGAACAATTTCTTCTAACTTGTTTCCTTTTTCAACTCCAATGACCTTACGAAAAATAGATCCAGGAATTTTATATAAATCGGAATCTTCTGAAGCAACGGCACTCGCCAATCGTTTCTGTTGTTTGAAGATAGCAATTTCACCCAAGATATCTCCTGAACGCATAATCGAGATAATTTTCCTGGGATTTTCTGTCCGAATCTGAATTTTTCCCGATCGAACAATGTATGCTGCATCTCCTTCTTCGCCTTCGGCAAAAATAAAATCACCTTGCCCAACTTTTACCAACTGGATGGACTTAAGAATGAGTTTGATCTCTTCTGGAGATAATTCATCAAAAAAACTAAGTTTACGTACGTAATGAAATTTTTCTTGTTCTTCTTCTCTGTGTTTTGCTTTCTCAGCAATTTCAGGATGTGAATCAACTAACTTTAAAAAACGAGAAGTAGGTAGGAGTAAAACAATCGAAGGTTCTAAAGCATAATAATCATGTTTTGATGGGGTTTTCGTAAGTGTGATTCTTTCCCCTATCGACTCACCAACTTCAACAAAAGCATACCTTCCTAAACTTAGATCCTGTTTGTTTTGTTTCATTCCAAATCTGCCCGTTAAGACAAAATGGATGTGATCAGGCATTTGGTTGGCTTTGATTAAATGTTGCCCTAAGCGAACAAAACGTACTTCGATATAAGGGAGCAGGTTTTCACGTTCTGCTTCGTCGAGCTCCGCAAGTAAATAGTTACTGCGAAACACAGTGCGGATTTTTTCAAGATTTCGCCTAACTTCCGATTGCATTTATTGATCCGCTAAATGAGGATCTGAGACTCTAGGAAACACCATTCCAAAGAGGATTCCAAATCCATGCATTACTACTAACATCGACGAAAATCGACTGAGTCCTAAGCAGATATTGGTATTTTACATCCGAGAAGTCTGGCTTTCACCTGGCAGAATTCACTGCCGGGGAAAGGTCCAAGTTGACAACTCGGAAGTTTTCTAAACTAGAAGGTTATGCTTTGGGATTTTCTAAAACAATGGCAATCCCTTGGCCACCACCAATACAAAGGGAAGCTACTCCGTATTTGACTCCTCGTCTTTGCATCTCTAATGCCAATGTCAAAGTTACACGGTTTCCAGAAGCTCCGAGTGGATGTCCAATCGCAACGGCACCACCATTCACATTGGTAATTTTAGGATCGAGTCCGAGTTCTTTTTGAACTGCTAAGTACTGGGCTGCAAACGCTTCATTTACTTCTACAAGACCAACATCCTTCAAACT
It encodes:
- a CDS encoding HlyD family efflux transporter periplasmic adaptor subunit encodes the protein MMFKKFKNIKETDSNWESRHSASYYDELLKHPAPNWERKGIYLLTIFFLCFVLFLVFGKVDVVVQATGSIRPKGNYHVVEALETGTLTNLYVKSGDFLKKGDPIMELEFSEQQIELSKDTNNLDYEEKKLQRLIRNKREAEKILKNLAYNLENNSGSALSGGVLNKFVSLKKAHMDFQNGVGAKFIYDQSLLEFNEEFGNLKDEIQREENIISSLRGDTKLKRERVENAIIRMPFSGIIGELSVNNVGQNIIRGQTVASLMEEGQPLEAIVEVSSKDIGAVRIGLSSVIKVKAFHQNDFGVVEGTVSQIIPNTKEKDSFSVVLILGTQDLNQDGKEFQLFPGLKVMADIIIDRKSIYQILFRYADPRN
- a CDS encoding peptidase domain-containing ABC transporter, encoding MQSEVRRNLEKIRTVFRSNYLLAELDEAERENLLPYIEVRFVRLGQHLIKANQMPDHIHFVLTGRFGMKQNKQDLSLGRYAFVEVGESIGERITLTKTPSKHDYYALEPSIVLLLPTSRFLKLVDSHPEIAEKAKHREEEQEKFHYVRKLSFFDELSPEEIKLILKSIQLVKVGQGDFIFAEGEEGDAAYIVRSGKIQIRTENPRKIISIMRSGDILGEIAIFKQQKRLASAVASEDSDLYKIPGSIFRKVIGVEKGNKLEEIVQSRLLRYSTYKAKEKEENTIRPFVSKRFEFRKATKKIFIEQVTTDQMTLAGLVCSELALRTFDKPLPANWKIRIKNELSRNIVPGIFELAIELEKLGFLTKQQHLFTEQLSELENPVFITDDESVPCLLYLFDKDLDAVLISHPIKGVYELSISQFLNIWDGVVLQFSPAPAAMSADVSLISFFKELRLLFSPQKREIRWILVATVFSALLTLSLPYLIRQVVDQVLVFSDRNFLFTIVFGVALAIFFQTLFSLFRNLIAIGLMQSLEYNYFVRFFQHILNLTLPEFRKFETGDFTQRLKENQRILEITQRSGLFLILDLVTLPIYLFILFRLDTSLTFVGLFFLIIYSLFVVRSSAKIKKLQKHSFESKKKTTSFFLSLFAGMPLIKAAAMESRYLSKGLNEIARTILTNLRVGKRVHILELMSKFFEQIGLISVIAFGVSDVLAETLTLGSFLAFLVLYSLLMEPIVRLCHLYEDLSELRESRMRLTEIYSLPGEIVSQRPFGELPRLTGKITLDHISFRYSETSPNILSDINLEIEAGEKIAIVGRSGCGKSTLMRVMMGTLSPTKGKVFVDSFDLSTLDPEEVRIQFGAVEQNPILFSGTIAENLSKKNPSLNQESLLAGAKLASVDHFVDRFPMKYETKIGESGIGLSGGQRQRLAIARALVTNPSILFLDEPTSALDSETESHIQSQWETVFQDRTVIQISHRLHSTVSADKIIVLDEGRIVEMGTHAELITTKGFYYHLFPTLSEGDNDV